A window of Rhododendron vialii isolate Sample 1 chromosome 13a, ASM3025357v1 contains these coding sequences:
- the LOC131315076 gene encoding E3 ubiquitin-protein ligase RFI2-like, producing the protein MDDSNGDENTTSSSSVPCSICLDLVTDNGDRSIAKLQCGHQFHLDCIGSAFNVKGAMQCPNCRKVESGQWLFASGSTNSFPEFVMDDWTPDDYALNYTEMPLGVHWCPFGGLAQVHSSFEEVESASTTYHNLQRHQAIFAEHTSASSMAHSYVAYLGPIPPASSNANESVEDPNFNHHWNGITGQNEIFTAHGFPVIDVQYQSWGHHSHPFSNSGHIDRTDHASVAPATVRPTGVEYDDLTRFGSVVHASFHGRGNSRSHERTSASHANGIHHQRQLSNPPGMLPPIIPLVRRSNGPRGIATSQPDQSGGFFNFPPPGPSSRNPHETENSFVNHIHPRERNHLPQPVVSFDWDSVWGPFHHAHGGSSTNRSGNFWGRHRS; encoded by the exons ATGGATGATTCCAACGGCGATGAGAACACGACGTCGTCGTCGTCCGTTCCTTGCTCGATTTGCCTCGATTTGGTTACGGATAACGGGGACAGGTCGATAGCCAAGCTTCAATGCGGCCACCAGTTCCATCTCG ATTGTATTGGTTCGGCATTCAACGTTAAGGGAGCAATGCAATGCCCAAATTGCCGTAAGGTCGAGAGTGGTCAATGGTTATTTGCAAGTGGCTCTACAAATTCATTTCCTGAGTTTGTCATGGATGACTGGACTCCTGATGATTATGCGTTGAACTACACTGAAATG CCGCTCGGAGTTCATTGGTGTCCATTCGGTGGATTAGCTCAGGTTCACTCATCTTTTGA GGAAGTGGAATCGGCATCGACAACAT ATCATAATTTACAGAGACACCAGGCCATATTTGCTGAACATACGTCTGCATCATCTATGGCTCATTCATATGTTGCATACTTGGGACCCATTCCCCCGGCTTCCTCAAACGCCAATGAGAGTGTCGAAGATCCCAACTTCAACCATCACTGGAATGGCATAACTGGGCAAAATGAGATCTTTACTGCCCATGGTTTTCCAGTCATTGATGTCCAATATCAAAGTTGGGGTCATCATTCCCATCCTTTCTCAAACAGTGGTCACATTGACAGGACTGATCATGCTTCAGTTGCTCCTGCCACTGTGAGACCTACCGGGGTTGAATATGACGATTTGACAAGATTTGGATCTGTTGTGCATGCATCTTTTCATGGTCGTGG CAACAGTCGTTCTCATGAAAGAACATCAGCTTCTCATGCCAACGGAATTCATCACCAGCGACAACTGAGCAATCCACCTGGCATGCTGCCACCTATCATTCCCCTTGTCAGGAGATCCAACGGTCCAAGGGGCATAGCAACATCTCAACCTGATCAAAGTGGAGGCTTCTTCAACTTCCCTCCTCCAGGCCCATCAAGCCGAAACCCACATGAAACAGAAAATTCATTCGTGAACCATATCCATCCGCGTGAGAGAAACCATTTGCCTCAACCAGTTGTCTCATTTGACTGGGACTCTGTTTGGGGTCCGTTTCATCATGCTCATGGAGGCTCTTCCACCAACAGGTCTGGTAACTTTTGGGGTAGACACCGGTCTTAA
- the LOC131315078 gene encoding universal stress protein PHOS34-like: MATAEKPVMVVGIDDSEHSIYALEWALTHFFTPLAPNFPFNVVVLHAKPSATSAIGLAGPGAADVLPYVEADLKKIASRALGKAKEICLSKSVNEVILEAVEGDPRNVLCEAVEKHHASMLVVGNHGYGAIKRAVLGSVSDYCAHHAHCTVMIVKKPKIKH, encoded by the exons ATGGCGACGGCGGAGAAACCGGTCATGGTGGTCGGAATCGACGACAGCGAGCACAGCATCTACGCACTGGAGTGGGCACTCACTCATTTCTTCACTCCTTTGGCTCCAAATTTCCCCTTCAATGTCGTCGTCCTTCACGCCAAACCTTCTGCTACTTCTGCAATCGGACTTGCTGGCCCAG GGGCTGCCGATGTCCTTCCGTACGTTGAAGCTGATCTTAAGAAGATTGCTTCCAGGGCTTTAGGAAAAGCTAAGGAGATCTGTCTCAGTAAGTCG GTGAATGAGGTGATTTTGGAAGCTGTGGAAGGCGATCCTAGGAATGTTCTCTGTGAAGCTGTAGAGAAACACCATGCCTCCATGTTGGTTGTGGGTAATCATGGTTATGGAGCTATAAAAAG GGCTGTTTTGGGGAGCGTAAGCGACTATTGTGCTCATCATGCTCACTGCACTGTGATGATTGTAAAGAAGCCTAAGATCAAACACTGA
- the LOC131315079 gene encoding protein TIC 20-I, chloroplastic-like, with product MILNGSSLVTPSISPKVFTSRSCFSGSYGGIPPLPSCVSYRSIRSSWKPFQGLTLQSSNRNTPLQHRAAALTPLFSGNDCSFLCSTTPTVGRRKLRPFLAPPRSSIEMPWSIRYPASKGEKVKWWWRTLACLPYIISLRDTWKYWEAAYRLYPSLEQFEFLTSRFYQAFDRLPRWFVMVYFTVAYLGVVRRKELPHFLRFNTVLSMLLENAIQIAETASTFLPFAIFGGRTGYQHFWIGLGVIYVLTVLVCMGSSILGMYVEVPGVSEAAFIHTKM from the exons ATGATTTTGAATGGAAGCTCCTTGGTCACTCCGAGTATTTCTCCGAAGGTATTCACCTCAAGGTCTTGTTTCTCGGGTTCATATGGTGGCATTCCTCCTCTGCCTTCCTGTGTTTCATATCGAAGCATTAGGAGTTCATGGAAACCCTTTCAAGGGCTGACATTGCAGTCTTCCAACA GGAATACTCCTCTCCAGCATCGTGCCGCTGCATTAACACCACTCTTTAGTGGTAATGATTGTAGCTTTTTATGTAGTACGACACCCACAGTTGGTAGGCGGAAGCTGCGACCTTTTCTGGCCCCACCAAGATCTTCCATCGAGATGCCTTGGAGTATTCGTTACCCTGCTTCCAAAGGGGAGAAGGtaaagtggtggtggagaacTCTAGCATGTCTCCCATATATCATATCCCTCCGCGATACATGGAAGTATTGGGAAGCAGCGTATCGTCTCTACCCATCCTTGGAGCAATTCGAGTTCTTGACATCCAGATTTTACCAGGCTTTTGACAGATTGCCAAGATGGTTTGTCATGGTATATTTTACCGTGGCATATCTTGGTGTGGTCAGGAGAAAGGAGCTTCCCCACTTCTTGAGGTTCAATACGGTGTTGTCCATGCTATTGGAGAATGCCATTCAGATTGCGGAGACGGCGAGCACTTTCCTTCCGTTTGCAATTTTTGGGGGTAGGACAGGTTATCAGCACTTTTGGATTGGTCTTGGAGTTATCTATGTCTTGACGGTGTTGGTATGCATGGGGTCCTCCATACTTGGGATGTATGTTGAAGTTCCGGGAGTGAGCGAGGCGGCCTTTATCCATACAAAGATGTAG